In Streptomyces nodosus, one DNA window encodes the following:
- a CDS encoding SDR family oxidoreductase, with protein MKTILITGTSSGYGQETALHFHAQGWNVIATMRTPRTDILPESDRLRVVPLDVTEPESITAALDIAGPVDVLVNNAGVPSIGVFEGTPMSKVREVFETNTFGVMATTQAVLPQFRERGSGVVINVTSSVVLGHMPLTAVYKASKMAIEGFTASLALELAPFGVQAKTVEPGACLTTNFGARALNGNSPDELVPDPYAPWAKEILDSFMGQEMLTKESDVAETIWRAVHDTTGQLRFPAGPDAVLLDQAK; from the coding sequence ATGAAGACGATTCTGATCACCGGCACCTCCTCCGGCTACGGGCAGGAGACCGCCCTCCACTTCCACGCACAGGGTTGGAACGTCATCGCCACGATGCGCACTCCCCGTACGGACATCCTGCCCGAGTCGGACCGGCTCCGCGTGGTGCCGCTCGACGTGACCGAGCCCGAGTCCATCACCGCCGCCCTCGACATCGCCGGGCCCGTCGACGTCCTGGTCAACAACGCGGGCGTCCCCTCGATCGGCGTGTTCGAGGGCACCCCGATGTCCAAGGTGCGGGAGGTCTTCGAGACCAACACGTTCGGCGTGATGGCGACGACGCAGGCGGTGCTGCCCCAGTTCCGCGAGCGCGGCTCCGGTGTGGTGATCAACGTGACATCCAGCGTCGTGCTGGGTCACATGCCGCTCACGGCCGTCTACAAGGCGAGCAAGATGGCCATCGAAGGATTCACCGCGTCCCTCGCGCTCGAACTCGCGCCCTTCGGCGTACAGGCCAAGACGGTCGAACCGGGCGCCTGCCTGACGACGAACTTCGGCGCAAGGGCGTTGAACGGCAACTCGCCGGACGAGCTGGTCCCGGATCCCTACGCACCCTGGGCGAAGGAGATCCTCGACAGCTTCATGGGTCAGGAAATGCTGACCAAGGAGAGCGACGTCGCCGAGACGATCTGGCGAGCCGTGCACGACACGACCGGCCAACTGCGCTTCCCGGCCGGCCCCGACGCCGTCCTGCTCGACCAGGCCAAATGA